The nucleotide window ATGCGATGGCTTCCACGGCGTGGTGGTCTTCCAGGAACATCATCCCCTGCGCTTCAGCGAGGAGCAGGTGATTGACTACTTCGATGTGGCTCTGCGCTGGGCCAAAGAGGCGCATAACGCCGATCGCGGCGCGCGCTATTTCTTCTTCCTGTGGAACTGCCTGTGGAAAGCCGGCGCCTCCATCCTCCACGGCCACGCGCAGATGACCCTGACCCGGGACATGCACTATCCGAAGGTCGAGCACTGGCGCCGCGCCGCTCAGCTCTATCAACTGGGCCACGGCACGAACTATTTCGATGACCTCATCGCTGTGCACCGTGCGCTGGGACTGGCAGTAGATATGCCGGGAGCGGTCATCCTGGCACACCTGACCCCGGTGAAGGAGAAGGAGATGCTGGTCATCGGGGAGCGCCCGCACATCCCCTTCCGGCAGGCGGTCTACCGGGCACTGGAAACGCTGGTAGGCCGGCTGGGCGCCCAGAGCTTCAGTCTGGCGCTGTACTGGCGCCCGATCGACGGCGTGAGCGAGGATTGGGAGGGCTTTCCCACCATCGTGCGGGTGGTGGATCGCGGCCCGCTGTATAGCCGCACCGCTGACATCGGCTCCATGGAGCTGTACGCCGCCAGCGTGGTCAGCACCGATCCGTTTGACGTGGCACGCGCCCTGCGCCAGGCATGAGCCGGGGACGGCGATGGCCATCCCCCAGATGGCGATCACCTGAGGGTCAGGGGATGCAAAGCGTACCAAAACGGTGATGATTTTCGGCCCATTTCGCCGGCTGGCCCAAATTATGCTATAATGAGCCGTACTGCGGTCGCAGTTGACATTAACCTTGCGGAGGAGGTTGACCGCGTTGACACAGCGCCGTTATCCCTGGAGAGGTATTCTGGCCGGCCTTCTGCTGGCCGTCATACTGTTTACCACGCTGGTCACGGCACAGGCGCCGGTGGTGCAGATGTATCTCTTCCACTCGCCGGACTGCCCGGACTGCCAGGAAGTTGTGAAGAATCTCCTGCCGGCGCTTCAGGAGCGATTCGGCACTTCGCTGGAAGTGCGGCTGATGGACATCAGTGACGCCGGCACGTATCAGCTCCTCCAGGCGCTGGAAAGCACCTACGGCATTAGCGCCGACAAGGCCACCATTCCGGAGGCGTTCCTGGGAGATACCGTGCTCCTGGGCAAGGAGGAAATGCAGGCCAAGTTGGCGGATACGGTCCAGCGGCTCCTGGATGCCGGCGGTGCCCAGTTCCCCACACCGGCGCCCACCCCCACGCCCGCCACGCCGGCCGCCCGCCCCACCTTGCGCATGATCCCGACAGTGACCCCGCATCCCGCCGGCAGTGTCCCCGGCGCGGTGCATATCATGCTCTTCTTCTCGCCCACCTGCCCCCACTGCGAACATATCCGCGCCGATTTCATGCCCAAGATTTATGAGAAGTACGGCGAGAAGGTGGTGGTGCGGGAATTCGATGTCACCAATCCCTATTATTTCGCCCTGGAGCTGGCCATTGAGGAGAAGGCCGGCATGCCGGAAAACCAGCGCGGCTATATCCCGCTGATGATCGTCGGGCGCTATCTGCTCCCCGACGCCAACGTCATCGAGAGTTCCCTGGAGGAACTGATTGACGAGTATCTGGCGCAGGGCGGCGCCCCCTGGCCCATTGACCCGATGTACTTCGAGCCGCCGCAGGGCACCATCACGCCGCCGCCGGCGGCCAGCACCGCTCCGCCAACCGGCACGCCCCAGCCGGCCAGCGCATCGAACAAGACCATTCACATGGCCTACTTTTCCAAGGCCGGCTGTCAGGAGTGCGACCGCGCCCAATACGAGATCAACTACCTGAAGAGCAAATATCCCAACCTCGAGGTCTCGCTCTTTGACATCAACGAGTACGCCGCGCTCAACGAATGGCTGTGCACTAAGTACAACGTGCCCGAGCGCTTCCGGCTCACCGCGCCGGCGATATTCGTCGGACAGGACTACCTGGTGGGAGGGGACGTCAGCACCGCCAAAATCGAGGCCCTGATCCAGAAATACCAGGCAAGCGGTGCCGAGGTGACCTGGGAGAATTGGGAGCAGGAGGCCCCCAACGCCCAATCGCGCATCATCGAGCGCTTCAAATCCTTCGGCGTGCTGACCGTGGCCGCGGCCGGCCTCATTGACGGCCTGAACCCCTGTGCCTTTGCCACGTTGGTCTTCTTCATTTCCTACCTGGCCTTTGTGGGACGCAAGGGGCGCGACATCCTGATGGTCGGCGCCAACTTCGCCCTGGGTGTCTTTCTGACTTACCTGCTGGTCGGTGTGGGGCTGTATCAGGTGCTGACGCGGCTCCCCTTCCTGACCACCTTGGGAAAATGGGTGTACGGCATCACGGCGGCGCTGTGTCTCCTGCTGGCAGTGCTGAGCTTCATGGACTACCTCCAGGCGCGGCGCGGCAAGCTGGAAGAAATGCGACTGCGCCTGCCCCTGCAGTTGCGCCGGCGCATCAACCAGGTCATCCGCGAGAGCGCATCCGCTCAGGCCATCGCCGGCGTCGCCTTCGCCACCGGCTTCGTTATCTCGCTTATCGAGCTGGCCTGCACCGGCCAGGTCTATCTGCCCACCATCCTGTTCGTCATGGGTGTGCCGGCCATGCGCGCCAAAGCGTTCATGTACCTCCTGCTTTACAACCTGCTCTTCATCACACCGCTCATCGTCGTCTTTGTGCTGGCCTACCTCGGCACCACTTCGGAGCAGTTGGCGCGCTTCGTGAACACCAACACCGCCCGCATCAAGCTGGCAACCGCGCTGCTCTTCATCGCGCTGGGCGTCTGGCTGGTCACCCTGCTGATATGAGCCGGGACAGCGCCATGACCGTGAAACTGTATTACGAGGACGCCTATCTGACGGAGTTCGAGGCCCGGGTGGTGCGCCGGCTGGAACTGGACGGACGGCCGGCGGTGGTGCTGGACCGCACCGCCTTCTACCCGACCGGCGGCGGCCAGCCCCATGACACGGGCTGGCTGAACGATATACCGGTGCTGGACGTCCTGCTGGATGAGGCATCGGGCGAGGTACTCCATGTCCTGGCCGGCCCCTTGGCGGAAGAGAACGTCATCGGCCGGCTGAACTGGGAGCGCCGCCATGACCACATGCAACAGCATACCGGCCAGCATATCCTCTCCGAGGCGTTCATGCGCGTGAACGGCGCACAGACCGTCTCCTTTCACCTCGGCGAGGATGCCAGCACCATTGACCTGGACCGGGCGCCGATACCAGCGGAGGAACTGCGCGCCGCCGAGGACCTGGCCAACCGCATCGTCTTCGAGAACCGGCCGGTGACGGCGCGCTTCCTGGCGCCGGCGGAGGTAGCCCAGGTGCCTTTCCGCAAGCCGCCGGCGGTCTCGGAGAACATCCGGCTGGTGGAGGTGGCCGGCTTCGACTGGTCGGCCTGCGGCGGCACCCACTGCCGGAGCACCGGCGAGGTCGGCCTCATCCATATTGCCGGCGTCGAGCGCCGCGGTAGTGAAACACGCGTGACCTTCCTGTGCGGCCGGCGGGCCCTGCAGGATTACCGCCGCAAAGAGGACGTGCTCCAGGAGGTATGCACATTTCTCACCACGGGCTGGCAGGTCCTGCCCGAAATCGTCCGCAAAATGGACGAGGAACGCCGGGCCGCTCAGCGGCAGTTGCAGAAGGCACGGGAAGAGCTGGCCGGCCTGGAGGCGCTCGCGTTGCTGACCGGCGCGGAGCAAGTTGGAACGTGGCGGGTCGTGCGCAAGGTGTTCGCCGACCGCGAGCCGGCGGCGGTCAAACAGTTGGCCGGCCGGCTCCTGGAGCATGCCGGCG belongs to Anaerolineae bacterium and includes:
- a CDS encoding alanyl-tRNA editing protein; this encodes MTVKLYYEDAYLTEFEARVVRRLELDGRPAVVLDRTAFYPTGGGQPHDTGWLNDIPVLDVLLDEASGEVLHVLAGPLAEENVIGRLNWERRHDHMQQHTGQHILSEAFMRVNGAQTVSFHLGEDASTIDLDRAPIPAEELRAAEDLANRIVFENRPVTARFLAPAEVAQVPFRKPPAVSENIRLVEVAGFDWSACGGTHCRSTGEVGLIHIAGVERRGSETRVTFLCGRRALQDYRRKEDVLQEVCTFLTTGWQVLPEIVRKMDEERRAAQRQLQKAREELAGLEALALLTGAEQVGTWRVVRKVFADREPAAVKQLAGRLLEHAGVVVLLGWQGPDKGQLFLGRSADVPADMQALLRQVCGKVGGGGGGRPDFAQGGGMPADRVAEALELAMTFLAGGAGPSL